The following nucleotide sequence is from Anaerolineae bacterium.
CTTCAATAATAGCTTCGTGAGCGCCGGAGGATGAGCCTTGCCCCAGGGTAACCTCCTCGTTGCCGCGTAAGGGGTCGTACAACACCACGTAACTACGGCCTTGCTCGTCCTGCGGGAGAGCCGGGGCCGGTTGACCGTCAACCGTAACCCACAGGTAGCCGCGATAGGGGCCGCGCTGCACGGTTAAATCCAGGCGCGTGCCCTCAAAAGGAATGGTGAGGGTGCGGGGTTGGTGGCGGGGAATATCGGCCTGGGTCAGAGCCATGCGCCAGCCGGAGCTGTAATGCCCGCTGGCATGGTTGGCCGGGTAACGGCCCGGCGTGGCGATAGTTTCTTTGACCGTGGCCGTTTGGATGGCTGCCAGAACTTCGGGCGTCTCTACCAGGGCAAACCCCTGCGCTGGATCATCGTTGGCCAGACCGGTGGTATCCCACCGCAGCGCCAACATCGGGCCGAGCCAGGGCCAGTTGCGCCGGGCGTATTGGATGGCGGCGGCGGTGCGTTGGGCCTGCGCTGCTGGCGTATCGCTTTTCCAGGGGGAAAGCCGCCCGGTCCAGGCGGCAGGGAGGGCGTTCCAGCCAAAGGCCGTGGCCCAGATTGGGGGAGCAGGATCGTCGTGGTGGAGCATCACTTGGCGCAGTAACTCAATCCGGCTGAAGTTGAGTAGATCGGGGTCGGCCGGATCGGCCGGCTCAGAGTCAAAACCATAGGCTTGTCCGGCCACAATGTCAAACCAACGGTTAGCTTTGTTTTGGTAAAGTTGATCCAGGTAAGTCACGTCGTTCAGGTTGAGGGGGCCTTGTTCCAGGGTGGGGGCTAAAGCCGCAGTAATAATGAAGGCGGCGGGATCAACATCCTGAATATTGAGGGCAGCTTCGCGGAGCAGGTTGGCATAAGCCGCCGGGTCAACATAGGCGTTGCCCCAGTTGGCGCTGAGGTTGGGTTCGTGCCAGATTTGGTAATAGTCAATCTGCCGGCCGTAGCGCCCGGCAAAAGCGCGGGCAAAGCGGCCAAAGTGGCTGATTTCGGTGGGGGGGGTGGTTGAGGGTGTATTGGCGGGTCGCGCCCAGGCAGGGGTGGTGTGCAGCACGGCAATAAGTTTAAAAGGTTGGTCGTTTTGGGCCAGGGCAGTAAAAGCGCGATCCAGGGATGCCCAGTTGAATTCGCCGGGCGCAGGTTCTATTTTGGCCCAGGCGATGGGCTGGCGTAGCCATAAAAGCCCACCTTCGCCTAGCGAGGTTAAGCTATCGGCCAGGGTGTCGTCATGATATTGAGTCAAATCAAGGGTAAGGCCATAGCCTTTATTAGCAGCAAGAAAGTTGGCCGGGGGGACCGGTGAGGGGTACAGCAGCCATTGTCGGGCTAAATAGCCGGTAGCGGTCAGGCTGATGATAAAAATAAAAGTGAAAGTAAGGTTATGCCAGGAAGTTTTTTGGGTCATCCAAATTTTAGCCTGTATCGGCGGTTAGATTTTTTACTGCGTACTGCCGCTTGGCTGCGGGCGACCAATAAAGTGAGTTTTACCCCCCGACTGCCACAAGGCCAGGCCCGCGGTGTAGAGGTAGCCAATAGCGTATACGCCAAGAAAGATGGTCAACCCCGGCGCGCGGGTGAGGGCCACAGCGGCTTCTACCAGGCAATAGAGCGCAATCAAAAGTTCACCCCAGGTGGTCCAATTGAGGGGGAGGTGATAGGTGGTGTGGCGAGCGGGGCTAATTTGACGCCCTTCGGCCCGGAATTTAGGCGTGCGTAAAAAAACGGTAGCGTTGCGGCCGGTGAGAGCCTCAAAAACAGCCCAGCTATTGTTCAGGGCCACGCCTGCGCCCAGCAGCACCAGGAAGGGAAAATAAGCAAAACGACGTTTCCAATCTGGGTAGAGGGCCCACTGGGAGAGGCCAAATAAAATGGGGGGGGCAAATCCGGCCAGGCCCAACGCACCCAAAGGCAGCGCGCCCAGGCCGTTGGTCAAGATGACGGGCAGGCCAATCAGGATCATGGCCAGCATCAATGGGTGGAGCAGATAGCCGCCCATGTGTAACACGGCCTGCGTTTTGCGCCACACCGAATTGCGCGAACGCAGCAGGCGTGGCCCCAGTTTCAGCAGTGATTGCACCGAGCCTTTGGCCCAGCGAAATTGCTGCCGTTTGTAGGCGGTGAGGGTGGGCGGAATCTCGGCGGGGCAAACAACGTGGGGCAGAAATAGTAATTTCCAACCGGCCAACTGAGCCCGGTAAGACAGGTCAAAATCTTCACAGATGGTATCCCACTGCCAGCCGCCGGCAGCGGCAATG
It contains:
- a CDS encoding glycosyltransferase; amino-acid sequence: MIISTVLVALYFIILTSIAMYGFNALIMSGLFLWQRRKQVNPPPSPQPGEWPRVLVQLPIFNERFVVERLIDAAAALDYPADRLSIQVLDDSTDETQTLARARIAYHAARGVNITYVRRPDRVGFKAGAIAYGLAQTDEEFIAIFDADFKPQPDFLRQVMPHFAPNAQVGMVQTRWGHLNAEAGPFTRAQALALDGHFVIEQNARSRSGLFLNFNGSGGVWRRAAIAAAGGWQWDTICEDFDLSYRAQLAGWKLLFLPHVVCPAEIPPTLTAYKRQQFRWAKGSVQSLLKLGPRLLRSRNSVWRKTQAVLHMGGYLLHPLMLAMILIGLPVILTNGLGALPLGALGLAGFAPPILFGLSQWALYPDWKRRFAYFPFLVLLGAGVALNNSWAVFEALTGRNATVFLRTPKFRAEGRQISPARHTTYHLPLNWTTWGELLIALYCLVEAAVALTRAPGLTIFLGVYAIGYLYTAGLALWQSGGKTHFIGRPQPSGSTQ